A genomic stretch from Brevinematales bacterium includes:
- a CDS encoding CapA family protein has translation MKARLATLLLLTLFLSLEGCGGKTSPGATSIVIAFAGDTFFDRRLLPGLKNGGDLFRDVRIAAAGSDFFIVNLETPISSGGTPYDKPFVFRASPDKAEVLSNAGINIVALANNHMMDYGVGAILDTREILTKAGIAFTGAGTNLAQASQPVILEKNGIKIGFLSFGLNGPLDLMDATPKRGGTAPIQLSNILPILKALRPQVDFLIVALHDGEEYFEIPIPRVLTNYRAIIDAGADLIIGHHPHILEGIEKRANGVIFYSMGNLLFDQKYAATVQTMIGKVKVTKQAQKITAEYFIIPLIRNTSTFVPEFAKEKKAAEIVNQLNKISIPLGGIQPVFQKLTNKEYIIYSVKWTNG, from the coding sequence ATGAAGGCTCGCCTTGCAACTCTTCTATTATTAACGCTGTTTTTATCGCTCGAAGGATGCGGAGGGAAAACCTCACCGGGGGCGACATCGATCGTCATCGCGTTCGCCGGGGATACGTTCTTCGACAGGCGGTTATTGCCCGGACTGAAAAACGGGGGCGACCTGTTCCGTGACGTGCGTATCGCGGCGGCGGGCTCGGACTTCTTCATCGTCAATCTCGAAACCCCCATCTCGTCCGGTGGGACTCCCTACGATAAACCGTTCGTGTTCCGCGCGAGCCCCGATAAGGCGGAGGTTCTTTCCAACGCCGGGATAAATATCGTCGCGCTCGCGAACAATCATATGATGGACTACGGCGTCGGCGCGATCCTCGATACTCGGGAAATCCTGACCAAAGCGGGGATAGCGTTTACCGGCGCGGGAACCAACCTCGCGCAGGCGTCCCAACCGGTCATACTGGAGAAGAACGGCATCAAGATCGGATTCCTCTCGTTCGGGCTGAACGGCCCCCTCGACCTGATGGACGCGACCCCGAAACGCGGCGGAACCGCGCCGATCCAGCTCAGCAATATCCTCCCGATACTCAAGGCCCTCCGCCCGCAGGTGGATTTCCTGATCGTCGCTCTCCATGACGGCGAGGAGTATTTCGAGATACCTATCCCGCGGGTGCTCACGAACTACAGGGCGATTATCGACGCGGGGGCGGACCTGATTATCGGGCATCACCCGCATATCCTCGAGGGGATCGAGAAGCGCGCCAACGGGGTGATATTCTACAGTATGGGGAATCTCCTCTTCGACCAGAAGTACGCGGCGACTGTGCAGACGATGATCGGCAAGGTCAAGGTGACGAAGCAGGCGCAGAAGATCACCGCCGAATATTTTATTATCCCGCTCATCAGGAATACGTCGACCTTCGTGCCCGAGTTCGCTAAGGAGAAGAAGGCGGCCGAGATAGTGAACCAGCTTAATAAGATCAGCATACCGCTCGGGGGAATCCAGCCGGTGTTCCAGAAACTGACGAATAAGGAATATATCATCTACAGCGTCAAATGGACGAACGGGTGA
- a CDS encoding alpha/beta fold hydrolase, whose protein sequence is MKDNERGQNVLGRVMFWMLIAAGLISGIIAYNEAPFLYWESNQYRESDPKKLMDERAAPIYSIQGNKKAILFIHGFAGTPATFRDYAELAVKSKYDVMVPLLPGMGTTPPDMYGQTFSGWCRYIQEIYLKYRKNYKEFYIVGMSMGGSLALKLAENFEAAKTPALAPTAIAVISAPVFINSLFESGVVMHPAAYVCRIVSLFTNEIDGDYSIYGEGGADVARWVGYNGVFPAQIQSIKIGLKRIKDDLWKISIPVYMAQAVGDKVVNYKNLGYIGSHISSKIKQVHTFDLGNTEHKQHLLVLLDDTGEVIYSEIMEFFKKIPK, encoded by the coding sequence ATGAAGGATAACGAACGGGGGCAAAACGTACTGGGCCGGGTCATGTTCTGGATGCTGATTGCGGCAGGCCTGATATCCGGGATTATCGCCTATAACGAGGCGCCGTTCCTGTACTGGGAATCGAACCAGTACCGGGAATCCGACCCGAAGAAACTGATGGACGAGCGCGCCGCCCCGATTTATTCGATACAGGGCAATAAGAAAGCGATACTTTTCATCCACGGGTTCGCCGGGACTCCCGCGACATTCAGGGACTATGCCGAACTCGCGGTCAAGTCCAAGTACGACGTGATGGTTCCGCTTCTCCCGGGAATGGGGACTACGCCGCCGGATATGTACGGCCAGACCTTTTCGGGATGGTGCCGTTATATCCAGGAAATCTACCTGAAGTACCGCAAGAATTATAAGGAATTCTATATCGTCGGGATGTCGATGGGCGGGTCGCTCGCGCTGAAGCTCGCGGAGAACTTCGAGGCCGCGAAGACCCCCGCGCTCGCTCCTACGGCGATTGCGGTCATCTCCGCCCCGGTGTTCATCAACAGTCTTTTTGAATCCGGGGTGGTCATGCATCCGGCGGCGTATGTCTGCCGTATCGTCTCGCTTTTCACGAACGAGATAGACGGGGATTATTCGATCTACGGTGAGGGCGGGGCGGATGTCGCGCGGTGGGTCGGGTATAACGGGGTGTTCCCCGCGCAGATTCAATCGATTAAGATCGGGCTGAAACGGATCAAGGACGACCTCTGGAAGATTTCTATTCCTGTCTATATGGCGCAGGCTGTCGGGGATAAGGTCGTGAACTACAAGAACCTCGGTTATATCGGATCGCATATTTCGTCGAAGATAAAGCAGGTGCATACGTTCGACCTCGGCAATACGGAGCATAAACAGCACCTGCTGGTACTGCTCGACGATACCGGCGAAGTGATTTACTCCGAAATCATGGAATTTTTCAAGAAGATCCCAAAATAA
- a CDS encoding RNA polymerase sigma factor yields MDEEKYYLTLAKQGDYQAFERIVKIYRDRIYGIIFLNLRNREDTEDVFQDVFYKVFMNLKSYDSERKFFTWLYTITLNTVYTFIRKRKRRAVEIAVEFIDDIQVEGREDFTREDKMALLQAMESLPDDERQLIILRYMEATGIEEIAEITGLSEANVKVKLHRIRKRIFEMMEGHDEKG; encoded by the coding sequence ATGGATGAAGAAAAGTACTATCTGACTCTGGCAAAACAGGGTGATTATCAGGCCTTCGAACGGATTGTAAAAATTTACCGTGACCGCATCTATGGGATTATTTTCCTCAATCTCAGGAACCGCGAAGATACGGAGGATGTTTTTCAGGACGTGTTTTACAAGGTGTTTATGAACCTGAAGAGCTACGACAGCGAACGGAAGTTTTTTACATGGCTGTACACCATCACCCTGAACACGGTTTACACGTTTATCCGTAAGCGGAAACGCCGGGCGGTGGAGATTGCGGTAGAGTTTATCGACGATATTCAGGTAGAGGGAAGAGAGGATTTCACCCGGGAAGACAAGATGGCGCTTTTACAGGCGATGGAAAGCCTCCCGGATGACGAAAGACAGTTGATTATCCTCCGTTACATGGAGGCGACGGGGATCGAGGAGATCGCGGAGATTACGGGATTGAGCGAAGCGAACGTGAAAGTCAAACTGCACCGTATCCGCAAACGGATTTTTGAGATGATGGAGGGACACGATGAAAAAGGATAA
- the lysS gene encoding lysine--tRNA ligase, protein MSEVSQNITDERKSRLAKLDEMKKRNINPYPNRYKPEAYSEDIKKQFLDNGEQEFKTTIAGRIMLWRSFGKAIFATIKDDRGDIQIYARKDILGDEAFELFTMYDIGDIVGIKGNVFKTHKGEITLLVEESTLLAKAVNSLPEKWHGLSDIELRYRQRYLDLIINPSVKEDFIVRSKVIAFIRNFLTERGFIEVETPMMQVIPGGAAARPFITHHNALDTDLYLRIAPELYLKRLIVGGFERVFELNRNFRNEGIDTRHNPEFTMLELYQAYADYQTMMDHFEQMMKGIAFAVKGESEFEYQGKKLDFGNWKKLKYTDALRDIAGIDVSKIKDAKDAADAAKSKGIHKIDKFLGKWGILDMVFGECVEQALIDPTIVYEYPSEISPLSKYKPDDPEFVERFEAYCMGRELCNAFSELNDPFVQRERFEEQARRKAGGDVEAMFIDEDYINALEHGMPPAGGLGIGIDRIIMFLIDTNSIRDTILFPTLKPKGE, encoded by the coding sequence ATGTCCGAAGTGTCCCAAAACATCACCGACGAGCGGAAAAGCCGTCTCGCGAAATTAGACGAAATGAAAAAACGGAATATCAATCCCTACCCCAACCGTTATAAGCCCGAGGCGTATTCCGAAGATATAAAAAAGCAGTTCCTCGATAACGGCGAGCAGGAATTCAAGACTACCATCGCCGGACGCATCATGCTATGGCGCAGCTTCGGGAAGGCGATCTTCGCGACTATCAAGGACGACCGCGGAGATATCCAGATATACGCGCGGAAGGATATTTTGGGCGACGAGGCTTTCGAGTTGTTCACTATGTACGATATAGGCGATATAGTCGGGATTAAGGGGAACGTGTTCAAGACGCATAAGGGCGAGATCACGCTTCTGGTCGAGGAATCGACCCTGCTCGCGAAGGCGGTCAATTCCCTGCCCGAGAAGTGGCACGGCCTGTCCGATATCGAGCTCCGTTACCGCCAGCGCTACCTCGACCTGATCATCAACCCATCGGTCAAGGAGGATTTTATCGTCCGTTCGAAGGTGATCGCGTTTATACGGAATTTCCTGACCGAGCGCGGATTTATCGAGGTGGAGACCCCGATGATGCAGGTTATCCCCGGCGGGGCGGCGGCGCGGCCGTTCATCACGCATCATAACGCGCTCGATACCGACCTCTACCTGCGTATCGCGCCCGAACTGTACCTGAAACGCCTCATTGTCGGCGGGTTCGAGCGTGTGTTCGAGCTCAACCGAAACTTCCGCAACGAGGGTATCGACACCCGTCACAACCCCGAGTTCACGATGCTCGAACTGTACCAGGCCTACGCGGACTATCAGACGATGATGGATCATTTCGAGCAGATGATGAAGGGTATCGCGTTCGCGGTCAAGGGCGAGTCGGAATTCGAGTACCAGGGGAAGAAGCTCGACTTCGGGAACTGGAAGAAGCTGAAATATACCGACGCGCTGCGGGATATCGCGGGTATCGACGTATCAAAGATCAAGGACGCCAAGGACGCAGCGGACGCCGCCAAGTCCAAGGGTATCCACAAGATAGATAAGTTCCTCGGGAAATGGGGCATCCTCGACATGGTGTTCGGGGAATGCGTCGAGCAGGCGCTGATCGACCCGACTATCGTGTACGAGTACCCGTCGGAAATCTCCCCGCTGTCGAAGTACAAGCCCGACGACCCCGAGTTTGTCGAGCGTTTCGAGGCGTACTGTATGGGGCGCGAATTGTGCAACGCGTTCTCGGAGCTGAACGACCCGTTCGTACAGCGCGAACGTTTCGAGGAGCAGGCGCGGCGGAAGGCCGGCGGCGACGTGGAGGCGATGTTTATCGACGAGGATTATATCAACGCGCTCGAACACGGGATGCCGCCCGCGGGCGGGCTGGGTATCGGTATCGACCGCATCATCATGTTCCTGATCGACACGAACTCCATCCGCGATACCATTTTATTCCCGACGTTGAAGCCCAAGGGGGAGTAG
- a CDS encoding VRR-NUC domain-containing protein: MIHFKCITAERIDGRKAIYVFENRKYSPEEFVVNYYNNLGFKSYWFEGRFWRMLYSGYYNNIIYKSVFNIDRKKGVTASQKEYFLSSIQEIKNISTRLIEKYRSREINKYFDLNFSGFHVDENVGIMLIYLIPIELQIAVSEFVLFNWSNRIINVNGMPDLIVVDNVSNSFFFCEVKSENDSIQKHQITWHNFISDLGYNVEIMGINHNLINKYKKYYNI; this comes from the coding sequence ATGATTCATTTTAAATGTATAACAGCTGAAAGAATAGATGGACGAAAAGCAATATATGTATTTGAAAACCGGAAATATTCTCCTGAAGAATTTGTAGTAAACTATTATAATAACCTTGGTTTTAAGTCATATTGGTTTGAAGGTAGATTTTGGCGAATGTTATATTCTGGATATTACAATAATATTATTTATAAATCAGTATTTAATATTGATAGAAAAAAAGGAGTTACTGCTTCACAAAAAGAATATTTTTTAAGCTCTATTCAAGAAATAAAAAATATTTCTACGCGATTAATTGAAAAATATCGATCAAGAGAAATTAATAAATACTTTGATTTGAATTTTTCAGGGTTTCATGTTGATGAAAATGTTGGAATTATGCTTATTTACTTAATTCCAATTGAGTTACAAATAGCAGTTTCTGAATTTGTATTATTTAACTGGTCAAATAGAATAATAAATGTTAACGGAATGCCGGATTTAATAGTTGTTGATAATGTATCAAACAGTTTTTTCTTTTGTGAAGTAAAAAGTGAGAATGATTCTATTCAAAAACATCAAATTACATGGCATAATTTTATTTCGGATTTAGGATATAATGTTGAAATAATGGGTATAAATCATAATCTCATTAATAAGTATAAAAAATATTATAATATTTAG
- the polA gene encoding DNA polymerase I, with the protein MKKKLILIDGSGLIFRAFYSLIRNPLRTSKGENTSAIFGFMRMFLKIIRDYRPDGLAVAFDVSRRTFRLDMFPEYKANREKTPDELKSQIPKIMEIVRLMHIPALAYDGYEADDILATLASKLKNDYDVSVFTGDKDLYQLVEDKIKVIAVVKGVSEVKVLDRNGVKAEKGVYPEQIPDFLGIAGDSSDNIPGVRGIGEKGAIALLEKYATLEDIYAHIDEITGANRTKLEESRDIAILSKQLAVLKRDIAVDNEPDWTNEVKLENIFNQEMIAKLKEYEAGSVIDEIQKMLTGKPEPAAEGELPLENTEKKAKREYSEGLFADTALFEKDSEASFTALDGKYTLVTDTKTLDSILARVRRDKVFSVDFETDSGDPIRARIIGIAASFDERTGYYIPVKHDVGTEFDKAEVVEMFRPIFEDESIRKIGQNLKYEYRILMNYGIVLRGIGFDSMIAAYILEPQRTRYNLDDLALTYLHYKTIHYKDIVVDTKNRTLLDVPIAQVCDYAGEDADIALRLRNFFKPLLAKRDVESVYYDIELPLVPVLARMEHTGVLIDTAYLGELSGRLAGWIGELEDKIYELAGERFNINSTQQLGAILFDKLKLPVFKKTAKGGRPSTDEETLEALAPEHPLPAHLVKYRTYTKLKGTYVDTLPELVNPVTGRVHTSFNQTVAQTGRLSSSDPNLQNIPIRDEIGKEIRKAFIAAPGKVLLSADYSQVELRLFAHFSGDDNMRKAFLDGVDIHANTAALVFGVPLADVTSDHRRVAKMINYGISYGMSAFRLAKELDMSRTDARGFIDRYFDNFPKVREFMRSTLEYASKHGEVRTLLGRMRPVPELKGKKVGDLNTLTHPERFSINTVVQGTAADIMKVTMIRMCNVIHDKFPQVKMILQIHDELVFELAPETVGSFKPVVKDIMENSVKLDVPLTVDVGIGKNWADAH; encoded by the coding sequence GTGAAAAAGAAGCTCATCCTGATAGACGGCTCCGGCCTCATCTTCCGCGCGTTCTACTCGCTGATACGAAATCCTCTTCGCACATCGAAGGGCGAGAACACGTCCGCGATATTCGGCTTCATGCGGATGTTCCTGAAGATCATCCGGGATTACCGTCCCGACGGACTCGCGGTGGCGTTCGACGTATCCCGCAGGACGTTCCGGCTCGACATGTTCCCCGAGTACAAGGCGAACCGTGAGAAGACCCCAGACGAGCTCAAGTCGCAGATTCCCAAGATTATGGAGATCGTGCGCCTGATGCATATTCCCGCGCTCGCGTACGACGGGTACGAGGCGGACGATATACTGGCGACGCTCGCTTCGAAGCTCAAGAACGACTACGACGTCAGCGTGTTCACCGGCGACAAGGACCTTTATCAACTCGTAGAGGATAAAATAAAAGTGATTGCCGTTGTCAAGGGGGTGAGCGAGGTCAAGGTGCTCGACCGGAACGGGGTGAAGGCCGAGAAGGGGGTATATCCCGAGCAGATACCCGATTTCCTCGGGATCGCGGGCGACAGCTCGGACAATATCCCCGGCGTCAGGGGGATCGGCGAAAAGGGCGCGATCGCGCTCCTCGAGAAGTACGCCACCCTTGAGGATATCTACGCCCATATCGACGAGATTACCGGCGCGAACAGGACGAAGCTCGAGGAAAGCAGGGATATCGCGATCCTGTCGAAACAGCTCGCCGTATTGAAACGGGACATAGCGGTCGATAACGAGCCGGACTGGACGAACGAGGTGAAGCTCGAAAACATATTCAATCAGGAGATGATAGCGAAGCTGAAGGAGTACGAGGCGGGGTCGGTGATCGACGAGATCCAGAAGATGCTCACCGGGAAGCCCGAACCCGCCGCCGAAGGGGAACTCCCGCTCGAGAATACCGAGAAAAAGGCGAAGCGTGAGTACTCCGAGGGATTGTTCGCCGATACCGCGCTGTTCGAGAAGGATAGCGAAGCGTCGTTTACCGCGCTCGACGGGAAATATACCCTGGTAACCGATACCAAGACGCTCGACAGTATCCTCGCGCGTGTCCGCCGCGACAAGGTATTCAGCGTGGACTTCGAGACCGATTCGGGCGACCCGATCCGCGCGCGGATTATCGGGATCGCGGCGTCGTTCGACGAACGGACGGGGTACTATATCCCGGTGAAGCACGATGTCGGGACGGAGTTCGATAAGGCGGAGGTGGTCGAGATGTTCCGCCCCATCTTCGAGGACGAATCGATCAGGAAGATCGGGCAGAACCTCAAGTACGAGTACCGTATCCTGATGAACTACGGCATCGTACTGCGCGGGATCGGGTTCGATTCGATGATCGCCGCGTATATCCTCGAACCCCAGCGCACGCGGTATAACCTCGACGATCTCGCGCTGACCTACCTGCATTATAAAACCATACACTATAAGGATATAGTAGTCGATACGAAGAACCGTACCCTTCTCGACGTGCCGATCGCGCAGGTGTGCGATTACGCGGGAGAGGACGCCGATATCGCGCTGCGCCTGCGGAACTTTTTCAAGCCCCTGCTCGCTAAACGCGATGTGGAAAGTGTTTACTACGATATCGAACTCCCGCTTGTCCCGGTGCTCGCGCGGATGGAGCATACCGGCGTGCTGATCGATACCGCCTACCTCGGCGAATTGTCCGGCCGCCTCGCGGGATGGATCGGCGAACTGGAGGATAAGATATACGAGCTCGCGGGCGAGCGTTTCAATATCAACTCCACCCAGCAGCTCGGCGCGATCCTGTTCGACAAGCTGAAGCTCCCGGTATTCAAGAAGACCGCCAAGGGCGGGAGGCCGTCCACCGACGAGGAGACCCTCGAGGCGCTCGCGCCGGAGCACCCCTTGCCCGCGCACCTGGTGAAGTACCGCACCTACACGAAGCTCAAGGGGACGTATGTAGACACTCTCCCCGAACTGGTCAACCCCGTAACCGGGCGGGTGCATACCAGCTTCAACCAGACGGTCGCGCAGACCGGGCGGCTCTCGTCGAGCGACCCCAACCTGCAGAATATCCCTATCCGCGACGAGATTGGCAAGGAGATCAGGAAGGCGTTTATCGCCGCCCCGGGGAAAGTCCTGCTGTCGGCGGACTACTCGCAGGTCGAGCTGCGGCTTTTCGCGCACTTCTCCGGCGACGACAATATGCGGAAGGCGTTCCTCGACGGGGTGGATATCCATGCTAACACCGCCGCGCTCGTGTTCGGCGTGCCGCTCGCCGATGTGACCTCAGACCACCGCAGGGTCGCGAAGATGATTAACTACGGCATCAGCTACGGGATGAGCGCGTTCCGTCTCGCGAAGGAACTGGATATGTCACGTACCGACGCGCGCGGGTTTATCGACCGCTACTTCGACAATTTCCCGAAGGTGCGGGAGTTTATGCGCAGTACCCTCGAGTACGCGAGCAAGCACGGCGAGGTGCGTACCCTCCTCGGGCGGATGCGGCCGGTGCCCGAGCTCAAGGGCAAGAAGGTCGGCGACCTGAACACCCTCACGCATCCCGAACGTTTCTCGATCAACACGGTCGTGCAGGGCACCGCGGCGGATATTATGAAGGTCACGATGATCCGGATGTGCAACGTCATCCATGACAAGTTCCCGCAAGTGAAGATGATTCTCCAGATACACGACGAACTCGTGTTCGAGCTTGCCCCGGAGACGGTGGGCAGTTTCAAGCCGGTAGTGAAGGATATTATGGAGAACTCGGTGAAGCTCGACGTTCCGCTGACGGTGGACGTGGGGATCGGGAAGAACTGGGCGGACGCGCATTGA